One Scleropages formosus chromosome 8, fSclFor1.1, whole genome shotgun sequence DNA window includes the following coding sequences:
- the acsf2 gene encoding medium-chain acyl-CoA ligase ACSF2, mitochondrial, whose translation MSGSLAVRYSQCWSALLKRTEALRRRWKSAPSCLGSRAIHVDSPPCIPTITTSYVHGTSSVSLLSCTMAQALHSTVERWPDREAVVFLQDGIRKTFSQFQQDVDQTAAGLLALGLKKGDRLGIWGPNTYEWVLFQYATAKAGIILVCVNPAYQLQELEFALRKVQCNAVVCPTKFKTQKFYEMLKQICPEMETSVAGMFKSARLPDLRMVALTDSRQHGALHVDDVLQAGGSQHQKELEDLQKKLSFDDPINIQFTSGTTGSPKGATLSHHNIVNNSYFIGLRLGFHWRPQVRVCLPVPLYHTFGSVGGGVAMGVHGATLIFPSTGYDSRANLEAIQKERCTFIYGTPTMYIDMLGQHDLQKFDLSSLESGIMAGSPCPAEVVRKVISVMKVKEMVIAYGTTENSPVTFVGFPLDNMALKTETVGCITHHIEAKVVDPSTGEIMPLGASGELMIRGYCVMLEYWDEPARTQECISRDRWYKTGDIASLNALGYCRIEGRIKDLIIRGGENIYPAEIEQFLHTHPKIQEAQVIGVKDSRMGEEVCACIKLKQGVDCTVEEIKAFCKGQMAHFKIPHYVVFVQEYPLTVSGKIRKNVLREQMEKTLEL comes from the exons ATGTCAGGGAGCCTCGCAGTGAGATACTCCCAGTGCTGGAGCGCGCTGCTGAAGCGCACAGAAGCGCTGCGGAGACGTTGGAAGAGCGCGCCTTCCTGCCTGGGCTCTCG TGCCATCCATGTGGACAGTCCGCCTTGCATACCCACGATCACCACCAGCTATGTCCATGGCACCTCCTCCGTCTCCCTTCTCTCCTGTACCATGGCTCAGGCCCTGCACTCAACCGTCGAGCGCTGGCCTGACCGAGAAGCAGTGGTATTCCTTCAGGATGGCATTCGGAAGACCTTCTCACAGTTTCAGCAGGAT GTAGACCAGACTGCTGCAGGCCTCCTGGCCCTGGGGCTGAAGAAGGGAGACAGGCTGGGTATATGGGGGCCCAATACTTACGAGTGGGTCCTATTCCAGTATGCCACGGCAAAGGCTGGAATCATACTG GTATGTGTGAACCCAGCGTATCAGCTGCAAGAATTGGAGTTTGCACTGAGGAAG GTGCAGTGCAACGCTGTGGTATGCCCAACCAAGTTTAAGACCCAGAAGTTCTATGAGATGCTGAAGCAGATCTGCCCGGAGATGGAGACATCTGTGGCAGGAATGTTTAAGAGTGCCCG GCTGCCAGACTTACGCATGGTAGCCCTGACCGACAGCCGCCAGCACGGAGCGCTCCACGTAGACGATGTGCTTCAGGCCGGGGGCAGCCAGCACCAGAAGGAGCTGGAAGATCTACAGAAAAAATTGTCCTTCGACGATCCCATTAACATCCAGTTCACGTCG GGAACGACAGGGAGTCCAAAAGGTGCCACTTTGTCCCACCACAACATTGTCAATAATTCCTATTTTATTGGATTGCGCCTTGGCTTTCACTGGAGG CCACAGGTTCGAGTGTGCCTGCCAGTACCTTTGTACCATACATTTGGGTCTGTTGGAGGAGGGGTGGCCATGGGAGTGCATGGTGCAACATTGATCTTCCCGTCGACCGGATACGATAGTCGGGCCAACCTTGAGGCCATTCAGAAAGAGAG GTGCACCTTTATCTACGGCACCCCTACAATGTATATAGATATGCTAGGCCAACATGACCTCCAGAAGTTTGACCTGTCATCATTAGAATCAG GAATCATGGCTGGATCTCCATGCCCAGCTGAAGTCGTGAGGAAGGTTATATCAGTCATGAAAGTCAAAGAGATGGTG ATTGCATATGGCACCACAGAAAACAGCCCAGTGACATTCGTTGGCTTCCCACTGGACAACATGGCGCTAAAGACGGAGACTGTAGGCTGCATTACACATCACATCGAG GCAAAAGTTGTAGACCCCTCAACTGGTGAGATCATGCCCCTTGGGGCCTCTGGAGAGCTGATGATCAGAGGCTACTGTGTGATGTTGGAGTACTGGGATGAACCGGCCAGGACACAGGAGTGTATCAGCAGAGACCGTTGGTACAAGACCGG TGACATTGCAAGTCTGAATGCCTTGGGGTATTGCCGCATCGAGGGTCGTATCAAGGACTTAATCATCCGAGGAGGAGAGAACATCTACCCAGCCGAGATCGAGCAGTTTCTGCACACCCACCCCAAAATTCAAGAGGCACAG GTCATTGGGGTAAAAGATTCAAGAATGGGGGAGGAGGTATGTGCATGTATCAAACTCAAACAGGGAGTGGACTGCACTGTAGAAGAGATAAAAGCTTTTTGCAAGGGTCAG ATGGCACATTTTAAGATCCCTCACTACGTGGTGTTTGTGCAAGAATATCCTCTTACTGTTTCAGGAaag
- the LOC108935739 gene encoding monocarboxylate transporter 6-like, translating to MANGSEYVWTQAGISLQSSHTEHLAKGAQDHNSEEHDEEKQDQHHGIHQNDEARTMDPAPSTQQVAPDGGWGWVVLMANILVLALTVNFPACLSIFFKDLQKEFNTSNSETYWVPSIMTAMRHAGGPLCSVLVERYGCRVTIMIGGAFSGLGMVVSSLVYDVTDLYITAGFVTGLGFCFTFQPTVTMIGYYFVRRRAFANAMSSVGSAIGMTILPLLGDYLLNQLGWRGSFLVLGGMLLNCSVCGAVMRPVGQTLGKQKGSGQSHHSNHSPTQLEAAGTQRRMRINLSIIVDFLRRHLAFDLFCNNLRYRMFCIGATWNMLGFTVPLMYLVPYATSQGMPPSKAAALLSILGIVSIFARPLAGVVFSLNWFQKRCIFLYVCTGSLIINGLSNCICCLSASFPVLLIYILTSGLSISIVGCLVFTVLMEIVEMSRFPAALGLITIMQSVMVLLGPPLAGLLLDKTGQYTYIFYACAACVSSSGLFIMGSFYWLNRRDEAAKGQHCQHPTRPLDPSVVPATGYIA from the exons ATGGCAAATGGCAGTGAATATGTGTGGACACAAGCTGGGATTTCTCTGCAGTCAAGCCACACTGAGCACCTGGCCAAAGGAGCCCAAGACCACAACTCAGAAGAGCATGATGAAGAGAAGCAAGATCAACATCATGGTATCCATCAGAACGATGAGGCGAGGACAATGGACCCAGCGCCCAGCACCCAGCAAGTGGCACCCGATGGAGGTTGGGGCTGGGTGGTGCTCATGGCCAACATACTTGTGCTGGCCCTGACAGTAAATTTCCCAGCCTGCCTCAGCATTTTCTTCAAGGACCTTCAGAAGGAGTTCAATACCAGCAATTCAGAGACCTACTGGGTGCCCTCTATCATGACAGCAATGCGACATGCTGGAG GTCCCCTGTGCAGTGTGTTGGTGGAGCGGTATGGTTGCCGCGTAACAATAATGATAGGCGGAGCCTTTAGCGGGCTGGGCATGGTGGTCAGCTCCTTAGTATATGATGTAACAGACCTTTACATTACTGCCGGCTTTGTCACAG GACTGGGATTCTGCTTCACTTTCCAACCAACAGTGACAATGATTGGCTACTACTTTGTGCGCCGCCGTGCATTCGCCAACGCTATGTCATCCGTGGGTAGCGCCATTGGGATGACCATCCTTCCACTGCTGGGAGACTACTTACTCAACCAACTGGGATGGAGAGGGAGTTTCCTTGTGCTGGGCGGGATGCTACTcaactgctctgtgtgtggagCTGTGATGAGGCCTGTTGGGCAGACCCTGGGCAAGCAGAAGGGCTCAGGGCAATCTCATCACAGTAACCATAGTCCTACACAGCTGGAGGCAGCAGGGACGCAAAGGAGAATGAGGATCAACTTGAGCATTATTGTGGACTTCCTGCGCAGGCATCTGGCTTTTGACCTGTTCTGCAACAATCTACGGTACCGGATGTTCTGTATTGGTGCTACCTGGAACATGCTGGGTTTTACGGTGCCTCTGATGTACCTGGTTCCCTATGCCACCAGCCAAGGCATGCCTCCCAGTAAGGCAGCTGCTTTGCTTTCCATTCTGGGGATTGTCAGCATCTTTGCTCGCCCTCTAGCTGGTGTGGTCTTCAGTTTGAACTGGTTCCAGAAACGTTGCATCTTTCTGTATGTGTGCACTGGTTCCCTAATCATCAACGGACTCAGCAACTGCATCTGCTGCTTGTCAGCCAGTTTCCCTGTGCTGCTGATCTACATACTGACCTCCGGCCTGTCCATCAGCATAGTGGGATGCCTGGTCTTCACCGTGCTGATGGAAATTGTGGAGATGAGCCGATTCCCTGCCGCCCTTGGCCTGATCACCATCATGCAGAGTGTTATGGTCTTATTAGGACCACCTCTTGCAG GGCTGCTTTTGGATAAAACGGGTCAGTACACCTACATTTTCTATGCCtgtgctgcctgtgtgtcctcaTCTGGTCTCTTCATCATGGGCTCCTTCTACTGGTTGAACAGACGAGATGAAGCAGCAAAAGGCCAACACTGTCAGCATCCCACACGACCCCTTGATCCCAGTGTTGTGCCTGCAACTGGATACATTGCCTAA